A part of Nocardioides sp. WS12 genomic DNA contains:
- a CDS encoding trypsin-like peptidase domain-containing protein → MPSLPDELTMPPMSSAPPPDPSTRVAPPGARPPGAPGLPAAIPGNDATQILAAAPRPQVGPQGHAGPPAQRTGPDLLLVAEGREHRFRHPTQITVGRRSDSTVVISDPACSRVHGRIDPFPGGWTYTNLSNEGTFAEGRRVTTRKFDERITLRLGHPVAGPELTLVPILSSAEEEKRIARRRWGKRLVIGGAAAAVLVLIAGVLGIALLVGRDDDGDNSADGGSPSGGSNSMGVLTGEELDAAKAATVKISAETHLLSDPSSTGEYHGSGSIIRKDGLILTNAHVAEPEADGLNDQYSGEEIANPEFLLVSLTDGMTDTNAPAAYRARVVEADGHLDVAVIQIYANADGSDLDGKLDLPAVPIGSSGELRAGDDVTVLGFPAVAGAGESITVTTGVISTVLNDPDLGPRSELDTDARIAPGNSGGMAVNNDAELIGIPTALFSDRDTTVTSGRIRSIDVVKELIDRAEDEVG, encoded by the coding sequence CTGCCCGACGAGCTCACCATGCCGCCGATGTCGTCGGCGCCACCCCCCGACCCGTCGACGCGGGTCGCACCGCCGGGCGCGCGTCCGCCGGGCGCGCCGGGTCTGCCGGCTGCGATCCCGGGCAACGACGCCACCCAGATCCTGGCGGCTGCCCCGCGTCCCCAGGTCGGCCCGCAGGGTCATGCAGGACCGCCCGCCCAGCGCACCGGCCCGGACCTGCTGCTGGTGGCCGAGGGGCGCGAGCACCGCTTCCGCCACCCGACCCAGATCACGGTGGGGCGTCGCAGCGACTCGACGGTCGTGATCAGCGACCCCGCGTGCTCGCGGGTGCACGGCCGGATCGATCCCTTCCCGGGCGGCTGGACCTACACCAACCTGTCCAACGAGGGGACCTTCGCCGAGGGCCGCCGGGTCACGACCCGCAAGTTCGACGAGCGGATCACCCTGCGGCTCGGTCACCCCGTGGCCGGCCCCGAACTCACTCTCGTCCCGATCCTGTCCTCGGCGGAGGAGGAGAAGCGGATCGCCCGACGCCGCTGGGGCAAGCGCCTGGTGATCGGTGGAGCGGCCGCCGCCGTCCTGGTCCTGATTGCCGGGGTGCTCGGTATCGCGCTTCTCGTCGGCCGCGACGACGACGGTGACAACTCTGCTGACGGAGGCTCGCCGTCCGGGGGCTCCAACTCGATGGGGGTGCTGACCGGGGAGGAACTCGACGCGGCCAAGGCCGCCACGGTGAAGATCTCGGCAGAGACTCATCTCCTGTCGGACCCGAGCAGCACGGGCGAGTACCACGGGTCGGGCTCCATCATCCGCAAGGACGGCCTGATCCTCACCAACGCGCACGTCGCTGAGCCGGAGGCCGACGGTCTCAACGACCAGTACTCCGGCGAGGAGATCGCGAATCCCGAGTTCCTGCTAGTCTCCCTGACTGACGGCATGACCGACACGAACGCCCCCGCGGCGTACCGCGCCCGGGTTGTGGAGGCCGATGGCCACCTCGACGTCGCGGTCATCCAGATCTACGCGAACGCCGACGGCAGCGACCTCGACGGCAAGCTCGACCTGCCGGCCGTGCCGATCGGCAGTTCCGGCGAACTGCGAGCGGGCGACGACGTGACGGTCCTGGGCTTCCCGGCCGTTGCCGGTGCCGGCGAGTCCATCACCGTGACCACGGGCGTCATCTCGACCGTGCTCAACGACCCGGACCTGGGGCCGCGATCGGAGCTCGACACCGACGCCCGGATCGCACCCGGCAACTCCGGCGGCATGGCCGTCAACAACGACGCCGAACTGATCGGCATCCCGACGGCGCTGTTCTCCGACCGCGACACGACCGTCACCAGCGGCCGGATCCGCTCGATCGACGTCGTGAAGGAACTGATCGACCGGGCCGAGGACGAGGTCGGCTAG